One Helicobacter pylori NQ4053 genomic region harbors:
- a CDS encoding AAA family ATPase yields MNKSNKLVIINRAIPGGGKTSLTKQIEELAKSLGRSISVHSTDEYFIQIDEEGIRRYVFDKKKLNEYHQNNQEAFKQALENRIDIVVCDNTNFESWQSKPYTDMAREFGYKILLIDFKNRCLRNPQWIMDGILSNASRSHEVLQSIMTMIFIWRGFQLSHRIMRNKIES; encoded by the coding sequence ATGAATAAATCAAACAAATTAGTCATTATCAATCGCGCCATTCCAGGTGGGGGCAAGACCTCTTTGACCAAACAGATTGAAGAGTTGGCAAAAAGCTTGGGGCGTTCTATCAGCGTTCATTCTACTGATGAATATTTCATCCAAATAGATGAAGAGGGTATCAGGCGTTATGTTTTTGATAAAAAGAAACTCAATGAATACCACCAAAACAATCAAGAAGCCTTCAAACAAGCTTTAGAAAATCGTATAGATATTGTAGTGTGCGATAACACCAATTTTGAATCGTGGCAAAGCAAACCATATACAGATATGGCTAGAGAATTTGGCTATAAAATTTTGTTGATTGATTTTAAGAATAGATGCCTTAGAAACCCCCAATGGATTATGGATGGGATATTGAGCAATGCATCAAGAAGCCACGAGGTATTGCAAAGCATTATGACTATGATTTTTATTTGGAGAGGATTCCAGTTGAGCCACAGGATTATGAGAAACAAAATAGAGAGTTGA
- a CDS encoding Card1-like endonuclease domain-containing protein, whose translation MILENTLLGGWFEEYIYCELLELLDKQVIYDLRLNMILGVENTNATQEDKHPIYAELDIAFSDGKNLYVAECKSGELKNKGVLTALSANTQNFGGANAKCILISIDGNLGKGLQEKVKILNIEFIFKDFKKILRIILITLGVDKLGRGCLVGVKLICYWILEFLRNN comes from the coding sequence ATGATTTTAGAAAATACATTATTAGGGGGTTGGTTTGAAGAATATATTTATTGTGAATTACTGGAGTTGCTAGACAAACAGGTAATCTATGATCTACGCTTGAATATGATTTTGGGCGTTGAAAACACAAATGCCACTCAAGAAGATAAGCACCCTATTTATGCTGAGCTTGACATAGCTTTTAGCGATGGTAAAAATCTCTATGTTGCAGAATGCAAGAGTGGGGAGTTAAAAAATAAGGGGGTTTTAACCGCTCTATCTGCTAACACTCAAAATTTTGGTGGAGCCAATGCGAAATGCATTTTAATATCAATTGATGGTAATTTGGGAAAAGGTCTTCAAGAAAAAGTTAAAATTTTGAACATTGAGTTTATCTTTAAAGATTTTAAAAAAATATTGAGAATTATATTAATAACTCTAGGCGTTGATAAATTAGGGAGAGGGTGTTTAGTTGGTGTTAAACTAATATGCTATTGGATTTTAGAGTTTTTAAGAAACAATTAG
- the mscS gene encoding small-conductance mechanosensitive channel MscS: MDEIKTLLVDFFPQAKHFGIILIKAVIVFCIGFYFSFFLRNKTMKLLSKKDEILANFVAQVTFILILIITTIIALSTLGVQTTSIITVLGTVGIAVALALKDYLSSIAGGIILIILHPFKKGDIIEISGLEGKVEALNFFNTSLRLHDGRLAVLPNRSVANSNIINSNNTACRRIEWVCGVGYGSDIELVHKTIKDVIDSMEKIDKNMPTFIGITDFGQSSLNFTIRVWAKIEDGIFNVRSELIERIKNALDANHIEIPFNKLDIAIKNQDSSK, translated from the coding sequence ATGGATGAAATTAAAACGCTGTTAGTGGATTTTTTTCCGCAGGCAAAGCATTTTGGGATAATCTTGATCAAGGCTGTCATTGTCTTTTGTATAGGTTTTTATTTTTCGTTTTTCTTACGGAACAAAACCATGAAGCTTTTATCCAAAAAGGATGAGATTTTAGCGAATTTTGTCGCACAGGTTACTTTTATCTTAATCCTTATCATCACCACAATCATTGCACTCAGCACGCTAGGCGTCCAAACCACTTCTATTATCACTGTTTTAGGAACGGTGGGGATTGCGGTGGCGTTGGCTTTAAAAGATTACCTTTCAAGCATTGCTGGAGGGATAATCCTTATTATTTTACACCCTTTCAAAAAAGGAGACATCATTGAAATCTCTGGCCTAGAGGGCAAAGTAGAAGCGCTTAATTTTTTTAACACTTCTTTACGCTTGCATGACGGGCGTTTGGCGGTTTTACCCAATAGAAGTGTTGCCAATTCTAATATTATTAATAGCAATAATACGGCGTGTCGGCGCATTGAATGGGTTTGTGGGGTAGGGTATGGGAGCGATATTGAACTGGTGCATAAGACTATAAAAGATGTTATTGACTCAATGGAAAAAATTGATAAAAACATGCCCACTTTTATTGGGATCACGGATTTTGGACAAAGTTCATTGAATTTTACCATTAGGGTTTGGGCAAAGATTGAAGACGGGATTTTTAATGTGCGCAGCGAACTCATTGAACGCATCAAAAACGCCCTAGACGCTAACCACATTGAAATCCCTTTCAACAAGCTAGATATTGCTATTAAAAATCAAGACTCTTCTAAGTGA